taaagactattggggcataattgagtgctgtgctcatggatgtttgcaagcaaaggtggattcatggggTTGTTTCCTTGTTTTGCTTGGCCTGGATACAAAAATTAATTTTCTAATTAATCACCATAGCTCTCTTatatgctgtcttttctggaaATAAagtgattccaaaattgtatgacctggaaattttttttttggctttttagtGAGAAGACTTATAAACAACTTTCTAACTGTGGGGAGGGGCGTGTTGACTGGTCATTCCATGCCCGGTTTTTCTGTAGATCTCCTAGAATGCTTTACAATctgtaatggcatccaagtggTTTCACAAGCTTTTAAAGAGTGGACGTGTGGAAAGAGTGGAAGTGTTTTGAGGtcatggaaatggacctggaggatcagaataaagatATCTGTTTGTGTCTTGAGTTGTATTTGCTGctttcccttgtgtggtattgtAAGAGTTTTGTTCAGAGGGTTCACTTTAAGATATGTCAAaaaacctgtgctattatttggctgaagagtagttgctatcaccttggttATCTTCAAGAcaatttatcccttagactgatgcctgagtatcttgaTCTTATTgcgtttatttttcatttataaATTCTTTGGGatgtgggtacttctcacgGCCGGTACAgaccggttgaggggtcaatggcTAAATGTATAGTTTGACCATATGCCTAGTAATCCTCACCTCAGCTCACCTcttacctcacctcacctcacctcacctcacctcacctcacctcacctcacctcacctcacctcacctcacctcacctcacctcacctcacctcacctcacctagaataaaaaagatttcaaaacaagattgatATGGATTTATTTTCCTTTCTGCAACGACTTACTCGCCAAAGCTATGGGGTACACTATTCATTCTTTACACTCTTTCATATACAACTGTGGGGAAATATGGACTGGGGAGAGCGAAAAGGTTTCCTGTGACGTAAAAATTCTtaccaaccacaggaaacccaatcaGCCGCCCAGGACTAGGCGGCcagccacaggaaacccaatcaGCCGCCCGGGACTAGGCGGCCacccacaggaaacccaatcaGAACGCCCGGGACTAGGCGGCCAACCACAGGAGACCCAATCAGAACGCCCGGGACTAGGCGGCCAACCATGCTTGAGGTTCATGCTCGAAGTTCGAGTGGTTTCCTTCTTCGGTCGCGAAAGTCTGCGGAAGAAACATTTAGGGGCGCGCCCGCAAATAACCGCTGGATCTCCGAGCACGACTTGAGACCGAATTCATCCGAGCCAATAAacgacttgcactaagaaatcagcACGTAACCTTTTGAGTGTCAAACGCATGACTGAACAAATACAATCTTTCAAGGAAAATAAGCCTTTCCGGAAAAAGAAGctttctggctgattcgtaagcgctgagtaaattgctttttgttgttgttaatttGCTGCTATAAGCCGAATCGTGCGTGAGTTTGcaacccaaaaagtcacgtgattttttaGTGCTAGTCGCCTATTCTGTACGAGATAGGGGAGAGCATGACTAGCATGCGATCTACCCCGATATTTTGCACAAGAACCAAGCACCAAAGCCTGTTTACAGAAGGGAATTTCGTAGCGCGAGTTGTCGCACCTCCCGATTTTGTAGCAGGCAGCCTAGTTCTGTCTGGGGCTGCGATAAAAACATCTGCAAACATCCTGAACTTGTCCTCAAACTCGGTCGCTAACCACAACAACAGAAAACACACTAATAATGCTCGTCGATCCGACTTGCGGGACTGGTTTTGTAGGCTATGAAAACCTATGCAAATAAGATGCTAGAATCAAAAGTGAATTTAATTCGTTTGAATTAAAGTGAATTTCAATccatcctaaaaaaaaccaGCTTAATTCTATTTCTAAAATATCAGATAAAAcagggaaagttgtatttaaaaaaatgatgagagttttttgtttttaaaataaaaacaaaactacaCCGCCATGCAAGTCGGATATAAGGACTTTTAGTGGAATTCTTCAAGATGTCTTCCGCCGTCAGTCCTCGTGTGTCACTTCTCATacgacacagttttttttggaGTTAACTACTACATCATACTACCTTTTTAATGGATAGCTTCAGTCTCTTCTCTAATGGCGTTTTATTGAGTAACCGTGGCACGAGGAAAACTCATGACAATACCCCTTTAATTGATAGCTTCTGTCTCTCCTCTAATGGTGGATTATTGAGTAAACCGTGGCCCACGGAAAACTAATGACACTACCCCTTTAGTTTATAGCTTCTTTCTCTCCTCTAATAGGTAGCCCCTTATGATGGGCCCACTCTTTTTGTCATACCGATGATACGTATGATATCAGCCCGGCGCGTTTTGTCGCTACTCGGCGAACCGTTTTCCCTGAGCTTGAGGATCTGGAGCGCATGGAGCGCTTTACACGAATCGCGTTCTGTCTCTCAGCAACCAGCGAGTCGATCCGGAGAACATAGAGCACGCACCAGCAGCCTTCCACGCATTGCAATCCCTCGGGCCTCCTTGCCTCTGAGCCGAAATTAGGGATGCTTATTCGGCCAAATATAAACGGATCAATAGCGCTGTTGATGTACGTTAGAATGCTACTGAATACTAGAATGTTATAGAAGTTATCACTCGTACGCCCAGAGCCGAAGTCGTGCCATAGCCAGGTGACGTGGGTCGGAAACATGCAAATTGTGAACACGACAAACGCGAGCATGAATACCTTGGTTATGCGGAGCttttgcagcgcgcgctttcgGAGgtacagcgcatgcgtacgTGAGTGCGTATCGCTCATTTTCTTGAAGCGAAGAAGATCGTTTTGTAATTTCCTTCCAGCGCGCGCGTAAGAAATTCCAATAGCGAAAAGTGGGATAACGAAGAAAAGCACGAATATCGAGAGCGTGAAAATCTTCACGTACCAATCCTCCGGCCAGTTTTCCAAGCACTGTTTACCTTCAAGCCTCAAGACGAGCGCGTATGGCGTTATTACGATCCCAGGGACTATCCATGCGATGACTATACAGATTTTAGCCATGCGCGCTGTCATGCGTGGCCTTAAAGGGCTCATGACGATACGATAGCGCTCCAGGCTCATACACAGCAAGGTAATGACCGAGACCGCCATGAGTACAGTCTGCAAGGGGTACACCATAAAACACATGATGGACCCAAATGGAAAGCCCCCAGTCGCGCGCTCGATAAGGTCGAAGGGAATACTTACAACGCACGTCGCGAGGTCCGTGACCGCAAGGTTAGCAATTAGGAACTCACTTATTCGCCGCTGTTTGTTGCGGAATACAGTCCAACAAATGATTCCGTTACCCACGGCCCCAATTAAGATGATTGATGAGTAGAGCGTTATCTGAACCACTTTGAGCGCCGTGTCAACGTCGTAGTACGGTTCTACAAGCTCAGAGACATTCATATCTGAGTTCtgtaactgtaactgttgttAGGCGGTGTTATTTGTTAAACTGTTCTCATGACTACAGCCAAAGTCAGTCAGCAAAAGCTGACAATGCGAAAAGTAG
The DNA window shown above is from Nematostella vectensis chromosome 15, jaNemVect1.1, whole genome shotgun sequence and carries:
- the LOC5502682 gene encoding neuropeptide FF receptor 2, translated to MNVSELVEPYYDVDTALKVVQITLYSSIILIGAVGNGIICWTVFRNKQRRISEFLIANLAVTDLATCVVSIPFDLIERATGGFPFGSIMCFMVYPLQTVLMAVSVITLLCMSLERYRIVMSPLRPRMTARMAKICIVIAWIVPGIVITPYALVLRLEGKQCLENWPEDWYVKIFTLSIFVLFFVIPLFAIGISYARAGRKLQNDLLRFKKMSDTHSRTHALYLRKRALQKLRITKVFMLAFVVFTICMFPTHVTWLWHDFGSGRTSDNFYNILVFSSILTYINSAIDPFIFGRISIPNFGSEARRPEGLQCVEGCWCVLYVLRIDSLVAERQNAIRVKRSMRSRSSSSGKTVRRVATKRAGLISYVSSV